In the Setaria italica strain Yugu1 chromosome VI, Setaria_italica_v2.0, whole genome shotgun sequence genome, one interval contains:
- the LOC101786099 gene encoding leiomodin-2 isoform X2, producing MYADRSSGRKRSVRDRLGSGGVSRSRSDDAKRFRRDDGTWRRELYKDSGGTQTSSGPTSRDVQPNKKSRVEQRIQVVKKSSVPDLREKLSGIPSQHPQLSSTVQVPKPAREIVNSDRPVQKRDPPPIAAPPVVKKVSAPAPAPAPAPAPAPAPAPPAPQQSQEKVDMKAMAYMNEEDMKSLGIPMGPRKKILSALAHKKRKSSKSLPTS from the exons ATGTACGCCGACAGGTCCTCCGGGCGGAAGCGCTCCGTCAGGGACCGCCTCGGGTCGGGCGGCGTCTCGCGCTCGCGGTCTGACGACGCAAAAAG GTTTCGCCGGGATGATGGGACGTGGAGGCGCGAGCTTTATAAGGATTCTGGAGGAACTCAAACTTCAT CTGGACCTACTTCCAGAGAtgttcaaccaaacaaaaaatctCGAGTGGAGCAAAGGATTCAGGTTGTGAAGAAATCATCAGTTCCAGATCTTCGTGAAAAGTTATCTGGCATCCCGAGTCAGCACCCTCAACTTAGCAGTACTGTTCAGGTCCCAAAGCCTGCAAGAGAGATCGTTAATAGCGACAGACCTGTTCAGAAGAGAGACCCCCCTCCAATTGCGGCCCCTCCTGTCGTTAAGAAAGTCAGTgcacctgcacctgcacctgcaccggcaccggcaccggcaccggcaccagCGCCACCTGCGCCGCAACAATCCCAGGAAAAG GTTGATATGAAAGCAATGGCTTACATGAATGAAGAAGATATGAAGTCTTTAGGAATTCCAATG GGTCCCAGGAAAAAGATACTATCAGCATTGGCTCACAAAAAGAGGAAGTCATCGAAATCATTGCCTACCAGTTGA
- the LOC101753163 gene encoding LON peptidase N-terminal domain and RING finger protein 3 — protein sequence MEAGRLMRRSVTLADQLAAVGPPQAVGAAAGSCNLRDLLKLRDEDDLAAGRRAAVTLASAMAAERQVSLPSASPSASTAAAAAAVAARTLLDIIRDDQPPPAAASGDGPGAADPFLVRRAVSLPAPTTPPAVAEAAEEEEQGERVSLMALLEQTDRQWSAGAGAAAPREEEDVAGAEALELVEDDTEPGAGAGRGVVAGCCCVCMARAKGAAFIPCGHTFCRACARELLAGRGRCPLCNAAIVDVLDIF from the exons ATGGAGGCGGGGAGGTTGATGCGACGCAGCGTCACGCTGGCGGACCAGCTGGCCGCGGTGGGGCCGCCGCAggcggtcggggcggcggcggggtcgtgcAACCTCCGCGACCTTCTCAAGCTCCGCGACGAGGACGACctcgcggcggggcggcgcgccgCGGTCACGCTCGcatccgccatggccgccgagAGGCAGGTCTCGCTGccgtcggcctcgccgtcggcgtccaccgccgcggcggcggctgctgtaGCGGCGCGCACCCTCCTCGACATCATCCGGGACGACCagccccctcccgccgccgcgtcgggggACGGCCCCGGCGCTGCCGACCCCTTCCTCGTCCGCCGCGCGGTGTCGCTGCCcgccccgaccacg CCGcccgcggtggcggaggcggcggaggaggaggagcagggggaGAGGGTCTCCCTGATGGCGCTCCTGGAGCAGACCGACAGGCAGTGgagcgccggtgccggcgccgcggccccgcgcgaggaggaggacgtggcGGGAGCGGAGGCGCTGGAGCTGGTGGAAGACGACACGGAgccgggggccggcgcgggcaggGGCGTGgtcgccggctgctgctgcgtgtGCATGGCACGGGCCAAGGGCGCGGCCTTCATCCCCTGCGGCCACACCTTCTGCCGCGCCTGCGCCCGCGagctcctcgccggccgcggccgctgcccgCTCTGCAACGCCGCCATCGTCGACGTCCTCGACATCTTCTGa
- the LOC101786768 gene encoding UBX domain-containing protein 1 isoform X1 — MAVPQVDKKMLGELEAMGFPTVRSIRALHFSGNSNLESAVNWLLEHESDPDIDQLPLVPREINIECGDTATEVRNDVQGMRDSMQEQKPEERTETGRQNETSQLEPELNADEQEEGDRKRILALYKQKRDEEGRARGRIRNQIQEDQRERIRAAKDLMEAKRTLEENQRKRFVSYACHICYLQIRIAYWRSDIFVYCSMMESRIADQEEEKRARERIRQRIADDRAERRRRLGLPQENPEASVATITPIKVKPVERVVTSEQLRDCLRTLKKNHKDDNARVTRAYQILLKIIANIVKNPAEERFRRIRLSNPIFKDRVGNLQGGIEFLELCGFQRLSASGYLVMPRDKIDVALLNAAGVEIASVMENPYFGLLSK; from the exons ATGGCTGTCCCACAAGTTGACAAGAAAATGCTTGGTGAACTTGAAGCCATGGGATTCCCAACTGTTCGTTCAATTAGGGCACTCCATTTCTCAG GTAATTCCAATCTTGAATCTGCTGTAAACTGGCTTCTGGAACATGAAAGTGACCCAGATATTGATCAGCTACCATTG GTTCCAAGAGAAATCAACATTGAATGTGGTGACACAGCAACTGAAGTAAGAAATGACGTCCAAGGAATGAG GGATAGCATGCAGGAGCAGAAACCGGAAGAACGGACTGAAACTGGAAGACAGAAT GAGACATCCCAGTTGGAACCAGAACTAAATGCAGATGAACAGGAGGAAGGAGATAGAAAGAG GATATTAGCACTATATAAGCAAAAAAGAGATGAGGAAGGAAGAGCAAGAGGGAGAATACGAAATCAAATACAGGAGGACCAG AGGGAGAGGATTCGAGCTGCTAAAGATCTTATGGAAGCAAAGCGAACTCTTGAGGAAAATCAAAGAAAGCGGTTTGTTTCATATGCATGTCACATTTGCTATTTGCAGATCCGAATTGCTTATTGGAGAAGTGATATTTTTGTTTACTGCAGCATGATGGAAAGTCGGATAGCAGATCAAGAGGAGGAGAAAAGAGCAAGGGAGAGAATACGACAACGTATAGCAGATGATAGG gcagagaggaggagaaggcttgGTTTGCCACAGGAAAATCCTGAGGCTTCAGTTGCGACCATAACGCCCATAAAG GTAAAACCTGTTGAACGTGTTGTAACATCAGAACAACTGAGAGATTGCCTGCGAACTCTGAAGAAGAATCACAAG GATGACAATGCCAGAGTCACAAGAGCTTACCAAATACTGTTGAAGATTATTGCCAACATAGTGAAGAACCCAGCAGAGGAAAGGTTCAGGAGGATTCGTCTCAGCAACCCCATTTTCAAG GACCGGGTGGGTAACCTGCAAGGAGGTATAGAATTCCTGGAGCTGTGCGGGTTCCAGAGGCTCAGCGCCAGCGGCTACCTGGTGATGCCGAGGGACAAGATCGACGTGGCGCTCCTCAACGCCGCCGGAGTCGAGATCGCGTCGGTCATGGAGAACCCCTACTTCGGGCTGCTCTCCAAGTGA
- the LOC101763174 gene encoding ubiquitin carboxyl-terminal hydrolase 2-like gives MGDTRPRGWEAGESSRDAKTPRLELLATTALEDRWEEWPEVTEDNDRCNHVPKDSAHREILDSSLLSDDAGHCADCQRSEESVNSRILVCLDCGRQSCGELASYIPYGHAQAHAKQEQHWVAAMFADPQAGFCFKCGSEVVVYPEQEEMPGEIQTGGHAFGIDVHSGLVSGLLNLGDTWHGHEFGSSSVQGYAIRGIPNRGSTCYVNAIVQCLLVLDKLQETMLGPDAPSGHLGLALMELFLETSVADDVGGMLNPDKLLRSIRLHADKFEPYKMHDSYELLDSLRNALHREENEIETPNRQRGAPTVIDSIFRGELSYTRSCIYCGSSQASHDEIRDLSLALPSKEHPSRSAAAPQTSLSLKSQPNKAATQLIPANEKSTSEKIQSVAKSGDSDLLGSELKDVAVEKTPEPLEVDSSDVQCIWQSKDVIQDPLQTREDKVSCSELSQGIIEAPPKSVSVVPDNLYNVKVEQLIEMTTDSHSPEDMGPPPLVAPLSENGAPMASGSCVDQNDNADPGDIMNQLVVSVQAKENTSIVQFTAENKANAQSRDVVYDKEVEVSNSIPSIEDCLSLFFTEQTVERNCDYCPKVLEEPSTNQSGNAEKMVASTTDNTAADGNQTEQSDRLADQTEESIEPNSLSVECKSSSNRQPDDSDAKSEIIQTVEANAEGINSGMSYGDKEIECHEGIQEAASSCLPDEKQTNLLGTHHSENLSTPNQDRRKQVELDLSTSQLGDNQNEQKERSGCSTETPRITKLPPVLTLHIKRYIKDGYDHHKIETHVSYKEYLDVGRFMDPRY, from the exons ATGGGGGACACGAGGCCGAGGGGGTGGGAGGCGGGCGAGAGCTCGCGGGATGCCAAAACTCCGCGGCTGGAGTTGCTGGCTACGACGGCGTTGGAGGATCGGTGGGAGGAGTGGCCGGAGGTGACCGAGGACAACGATCGGTGCAATCACGTCCCAAAAGACAGTGCTCACAGGGAGATTTTGGATTCGTCATTGCTATCCGATGACGCAGGGCATTGCGCGGATTGCCAGCGTTCGGAGGAGTCCGTGAATAGCCGTATCTTGGTGTGCCTGGACTGCGGCCGGCAATCCTGCGGGGAATTGGCGAGTTATATCCCATATGGGCACGCTCAGGCTCACGCCAAGCAGGAGCAGCATTGGGTTGCTGCGATGTTCGCCGATCCACAAGCTGGATTCTGCTTCAAGTGTGGATCTGAAGTGGTTGTCTATCCAGAGCAGGAGGAAATGCCAGGCGAAATTCAGACAGGCGGTCATGCGTTTGGAATTGATGTGCACTCGGGTCTTGTCAGTGGGTTACTGAATCTTGGAGACACATGGCATGGCCATGAGTTCGGATCATCTAGTGTGCAAGGCTATGCTATcagagggataccgaatcgcgGCAGCACATGCTACGTGAATGCAATAGTGCAGTGCCTCCTTGTGCTTGATAAGCTGCAGGAAACTATGTTAGGACCGGATGCTCCGTCCGGTCACCTTGGCCTAGCACTAATGGAGCTTTTTCTGGAGACAAGTGTGGCAGATGATGTGGGAGGCATGCTGAACCCAGATAAACTCTTGAGAAGCATACGCTTACATGCTGACAAGTTTGAACCCTATAAAATGCACGACAGCTATGAACTGCTTGATTCCTTGCGCAATGCTTTGCATAGGGAGGAAAATGAAATTGAGACTCCTAACAGGCAAAGAGGTGCTCCTACAGTAATTGATTCCATTTTCAGGGGTGAACTCTCTTATACACGGTCCTGCATATATTGTGGATCTAGTCAGGCTTCCCACGATGAGATCCGTGACCTCTCACTGGCACTGCCATCAAAGGAGCATCCATCCAGAAGTGCTGCAGCACCACAAACAAGCTTGAGTCTCAAATCTCAACCGAATAAGGCTGCTACTCAATTAATTCCAGCAAATGAGAAGAGTACATCGGAAAAGATCCAATCAGTTGCCAAAAGCGGTGATTCTGACCTTCTTGGTTCAGAGTTGAAAGATGTTGCCGTGGAGAAAACACCTGAGCCTTTGGAAGTTG ATTCTTCTGATGTGCAATGTATCTGGCAAAGCAAGGATGTTATACAGGATCCTTTGCAGACTCGGGAGGATAAAGTCTCATGTTCGGAGCTTTCACAAGGGATCATTGAAGCACCACCAAAGTCTGTTAGTGTTGTTCCGGACAACTTGTATAATGTGAAAGTTGAGCAATTGATTGAGATGACAACAGATTCCCACAGTCCAGAAGATATGGGTCCACCTCCACTGGTTGCTCCACTAAGTGAAAATGGTGCACCGATGGCATCAGGCAGCTGTGTAGATCAAAATGACAATGCTGATCCTGGTGATATCATGAATCAGCTGGTAGTTAGTGTACAAGCCAAGGAGAACACTTCAATCGTACAATTCACTGCAGAAAACAAAGCAAATGCTCAGAGCAGAGATGTCGTGTATGATAAGGAGGTAGAGGTTAGCAATTCTATACCATCAATTGAGGATTGTCTATCATTGTTTTTTACAGAACAGACGGTAGAACGGAATTGTGATTATTGTCCCAAGGTTCTTGAGGAGCCAAGTACCAATCAAAGTGGAAATGCTGAGAAGATGGTGGCAAGTACCACTGATAACACAGCAGCTGATGGGAATCAGACTGAACAGTCAGACAGGTTAGCAGACCAAACTGAGGAATCTATTGAACCAAACAGTTTGTCAGTAGAATGCAAATCTTCTTCAAATAGGCAACCAGATGATTCTGATGCAAAGAGTGAAATTATACAAACAGTGGAAGCAAATGCGGAAGGAATAAATTCAGGGATGAGTTATGGCGATAAAGAAATTGAATGCCATGAAGGTATTCAAGAAGCTGCAAGTAGTTGCCTTCCAGATGAGAAACAGACCAATCTGTTGGGCACTCATCATAGTGAAAATCTTAGCACGCCAAATCAGGACAGGAGGAAGCAAGTAGAGCTGGATCTTAGTACAAGCCAGTTAGGAGACAACCAAAATGAACAGAAAGAGAGGAGCGGATGTTCTACTGAAACACCTCGTATTACCAAGCTGCCACCTGTATTAACTCTTCATATTAAGAGGTACATCAAGGATGGCTATGACCATCATAAAATTGAAACACATGTGAGCTATAAGGAGTATCTTGATGTAGGGAGATTCATGGACCCCAGGTACTGA
- the LOC101753991 gene encoding uncharacterized protein LOC101753991, whose translation MEEKKKDLLRKLTIISIPFVFVAIPSVVIIVGMLSPHAAEPRDDGSAPAPPGRNHSVSMLSTMTGGQMILSCRAAFSGNWEYFHYFILDPYKPQQAFFQPQADPYVIFCKWGYMGNFLQDVVVFNSTAAWAPQCRVDRGGCRYLFQDGHMFLVTGKHLRHGPVPAAKVSESEEDPGAPAPAPGPAPSLAPAASLPAAAPAPRQGREKTLVGDVVLRECRHVLGVFPTMCRTKPHHHEYVGKIIGRWRWWFNY comes from the coding sequence atggaggagaagaagaaggacctgCTCCGGAAGCTGACGATCATCTCGATCCCGTTCGTGTTCGTGGCGATCCCTTCGGTGGTGATCATCGTGGGCATGCTGTCCCCGCACGCGGCGGAGCCCCGGGACGAcggctcggcgccggcgccgccggggcggaACCACTCGGTGTCGATGCTGAGCACCATGACGGGGGGCCAGATGATCCTCAGCTGCCGCGCCGCCTTCTCCGGCAACTGGGAGTACTTCCACTACTTCATCCTCGACCCCTACAAGCCCCAGCAGGCCTTCTTCCAGCCGCAGGCCGATCCCTACGTCATCTTCTGCAAGTGGGGCTACATGGGCAACTTCCTCCAGGACGTCGTCGTCTTCAACAGCACCGCCGCCTGGGCGCCGCAGTGCCGCGTCGACCGCGGCGGGTGCCGATACCTCTTCCAGGACGGCCACATGTTCCTCGTCACCGGGAAGCACTTGCGCCACGGCCCCGTGCCGGCGGCGAAGGTGTCGGAGTCGGAGGAGGATCCGGGagcgccggcgccagcgccgggTCCGGCCCCATCATTGGCTCCGGCGGCTTCGcttccggccgccgcgccggcgccaagGCAGGGGCGGGAGAAGACGCTGGTGGGGGACGTGGTGCTCAGGGAGTGCCGGCACGTGCTCGGGGTGTTCCCCACCATGTGCCGGACGAAGCCGCACCACCACGAGTACGTCGGCAAGATCATCGGCCGCTGGCGGTGGTGGTTCAACTACTAG
- the LOC101786768 gene encoding UBX domain-containing protein 1 isoform X2 → MAVPQVDKKMLGELEAMGFPTVRSIRALHFSGNSNLESAVNWLLEHESDPDIDQLPLVPREINIECGDTATEVRNDVQGMRDSMQEQKPEERTETGRQNETSQLEPELNADEQEEGDRKRILALYKQKRDEEGRARGRIRNQIQEDQRERIRAAKDLMEAKRTLEENQRKRMMESRIADQEEEKRARERIRQRIADDRAERRRRLGLPQENPEASVATITPIKVKPVERVVTSEQLRDCLRTLKKNHKDDNARVTRAYQILLKIIANIVKNPAEERFRRIRLSNPIFKDRVGNLQGGIEFLELCGFQRLSASGYLVMPRDKIDVALLNAAGVEIASVMENPYFGLLSK, encoded by the exons ATGGCTGTCCCACAAGTTGACAAGAAAATGCTTGGTGAACTTGAAGCCATGGGATTCCCAACTGTTCGTTCAATTAGGGCACTCCATTTCTCAG GTAATTCCAATCTTGAATCTGCTGTAAACTGGCTTCTGGAACATGAAAGTGACCCAGATATTGATCAGCTACCATTG GTTCCAAGAGAAATCAACATTGAATGTGGTGACACAGCAACTGAAGTAAGAAATGACGTCCAAGGAATGAG GGATAGCATGCAGGAGCAGAAACCGGAAGAACGGACTGAAACTGGAAGACAGAAT GAGACATCCCAGTTGGAACCAGAACTAAATGCAGATGAACAGGAGGAAGGAGATAGAAAGAG GATATTAGCACTATATAAGCAAAAAAGAGATGAGGAAGGAAGAGCAAGAGGGAGAATACGAAATCAAATACAGGAGGACCAG AGGGAGAGGATTCGAGCTGCTAAAGATCTTATGGAAGCAAAGCGAACTCTTGAGGAAAATCAAAGAAAGCG CATGATGGAAAGTCGGATAGCAGATCAAGAGGAGGAGAAAAGAGCAAGGGAGAGAATACGACAACGTATAGCAGATGATAGG gcagagaggaggagaaggcttgGTTTGCCACAGGAAAATCCTGAGGCTTCAGTTGCGACCATAACGCCCATAAAG GTAAAACCTGTTGAACGTGTTGTAACATCAGAACAACTGAGAGATTGCCTGCGAACTCTGAAGAAGAATCACAAG GATGACAATGCCAGAGTCACAAGAGCTTACCAAATACTGTTGAAGATTATTGCCAACATAGTGAAGAACCCAGCAGAGGAAAGGTTCAGGAGGATTCGTCTCAGCAACCCCATTTTCAAG GACCGGGTGGGTAACCTGCAAGGAGGTATAGAATTCCTGGAGCTGTGCGGGTTCCAGAGGCTCAGCGCCAGCGGCTACCTGGTGATGCCGAGGGACAAGATCGACGTGGCGCTCCTCAACGCCGCCGGAGTCGAGATCGCGTCGGTCATGGAGAACCCCTACTTCGGGCTGCTCTCCAAGTGA
- the LOC101753570 gene encoding GDT1-like protein 4, producing MHGRAPAAALLVALALSVSISASAAAGADQVADGAAANGTGAGAARLDRRTKMFLHTARARGAAAGAQEPGLGLFDAFFASLSMIVVSEIGDETFIIAALMAMRHPKSTVLSGALSALFVMTVLSTGLGRIVPNLISRKHTNSAATVLYAFFGLRLLYIAWRSDSKASQKKEIEEVEEKLEAGQGKSTFRRVFSRFCTPIFLESFVLTFLAEWGDRSQIATIALATHKNAIGVATGATLGHTICTSIAVVGGSMLASKISQGTVATIGGLLFLGFSLSSYFYPPL from the exons ATGCACGggcgcgcgcccgccgcggcccTCCTCGTCGCCCTCGCCCTCTCCGTTTCCAtttccgcctccgccgccgctggcgcggACCAG GTTGCTGATGGCGCTGCCGCGAATGGCaccggcgctggcgccgcccgCCTGGACCGCCGCACAAAG ATGTTCCTCCAcacggcgcgggcgcgcggggccgcggcgggggcgcaGGAGCCGGGGCTGGGGCTCTTCGATGCTTTCTTCGCCAGCCTGTCCATGATCGTCGTCAGCGAG ATTGGCGACGAGACGTTCATCATCGCGGCGCTGATGGCGATGCGGCACCCCAAGTCGACGGTGCTCTCTGGCGCGCTGTCGGCGCTGTTCGTTATGACA GTGTTGTCAACTGGGCTAGGCAGAATTGTTCCAAACTTGATATCAAGGAAGCACACTAACAGCGCAGCAACTG TCCTTTACGCGTTCTTTGGGCTTCGTCTGCTGTACATTGCCTGGAGGTCAGATTCCAAGGCATCACAGAAAAAGGAAATAGAAGAA GTAGAGGAAAAGCTGGAAGCAGGTCAAGGGAAGTCAACATTTAGACGTGTTTTCTCAAGATTCTGCACTCCTATTTTCTTGGAG TCATTTGTGTTGACCTTCCTAGCGGAGTGGGGTGACCGGAGTCAGATAGCTACGATCGCG CTGGCGACGCACAAGAACGCGATTGGTGTCGCTACGGGAGCAACCTTGGGGCACACCATCTGCACATCGATCGCGGTGGTGGGTGGCAGCATGCTGGCGTCCAAGATATCTCAGGGCACGGTAGCGACCATCGGAGGCCTCCTCTTCCTTGGGTTCTCGCTTTCGTCATATTTCTACCCGCCATTGTAA
- the LOC101786099 gene encoding ankyrin repeat and SAM domain-containing protein 6 isoform X1, with protein sequence MYADRSSGRKRSVRDRLGSGGVSRSRSDDAKRFRRDDGTWRRELYKDSGGTQTSSGPTSRDVQPNKKSRVEQRIQVVKKSSVPDLREKLSGIPSQHPQLSSTVQVPKPAREIVNSDRPVQKRDPPPIAAPPVVKKVSAPAPAPAPAPAPAPAPAPPAPQQSQEKVDASLESLLKSLDLEKYLINFQAEEVDMKAMAYMNEEDMKSLGIPMGPRKKILSALAHKKRKSSKSLPTS encoded by the exons ATGTACGCCGACAGGTCCTCCGGGCGGAAGCGCTCCGTCAGGGACCGCCTCGGGTCGGGCGGCGTCTCGCGCTCGCGGTCTGACGACGCAAAAAG GTTTCGCCGGGATGATGGGACGTGGAGGCGCGAGCTTTATAAGGATTCTGGAGGAACTCAAACTTCAT CTGGACCTACTTCCAGAGAtgttcaaccaaacaaaaaatctCGAGTGGAGCAAAGGATTCAGGTTGTGAAGAAATCATCAGTTCCAGATCTTCGTGAAAAGTTATCTGGCATCCCGAGTCAGCACCCTCAACTTAGCAGTACTGTTCAGGTCCCAAAGCCTGCAAGAGAGATCGTTAATAGCGACAGACCTGTTCAGAAGAGAGACCCCCCTCCAATTGCGGCCCCTCCTGTCGTTAAGAAAGTCAGTgcacctgcacctgcacctgcaccggcaccggcaccggcaccggcaccagCGCCACCTGCGCCGCAACAATCCCAGGAAAAG GTTGATGCCTCACTTGAGAGTTTACTGAAGTCTCTTGATCTAGAGAAGTATTTGATAAATTTCCAGGCTGAAGAG GTTGATATGAAAGCAATGGCTTACATGAATGAAGAAGATATGAAGTCTTTAGGAATTCCAATG GGTCCCAGGAAAAAGATACTATCAGCATTGGCTCACAAAAAGAGGAAGTCATCGAAATCATTGCCTACCAGTTGA
- the LOC101763580 gene encoding ubiquitin carboxyl-terminal hydrolase 2, with protein MGKKTPPKGELEGSPRKAKVPRLDLPALAAAASAPEASNLVEEGAEGTSGNNRCNHVLTFSARTRLSSSLLSKNDAGKCVGCRREDAKGRRYRKQRPEESSILMCLECGRHLCCGVGGIEYPFGHSRAHAMKKRHWVAALYDDAEKGYCFKCNAEVGMPAEFEVDGRVIGMDVIRDVVSSLPKRVPRLRCGVMEMTGQIQAEGRASGFGVVPGPISGLPNLRDRRHNHEFGSANTQGYAIKGIPNIANTCYMNAILQCLLALDKLRARLLEPDDKGLCALALKELYEETTSAAGGLLNPQKILACVCMQNRDFIGGLMHDSHELLSSLCNGLNEEEMAIKNFERKTTAPTFINSIFGFELSQILSCKCGTKSVTHAFFYDLELPMPSVGHPTKSVASPQTSESLKSRQMNIAVQLFPAHEQSNLDKMQTVAESGDFHLLGSELKEVILEETPKPLEVGEFMRTPVPTEKP; from the exons ATGGGGAAGAAGACGCCGCCGAAGGGGGAGCTGGAAGGGAGCCCGCGGAAGGCGAAGGTTCCGCGCCTGGACCTGCCGGCTCTGGCtgccgcggcgtcggcgccggaggCGAGCAAtctggtggaggagggggcggagggGACCAGCGGCAACAATCGGTGCAACCACGTCCTCACTTTCAGTGCTCGCACGAGGTTGAGTTCGTCGTTGCTATCCAAGAATGACGCAGGGAAGTGCGTGGGTTGTCGGCGCGAGGACGCGAAGGGTCGCCGTTACCGTAAGCAACGGCCCGAGGAGAGCAGTATCTTGATGTGCCTGGAGTGCGGCCGGCATCTCTGCTGTGGGGTTGGGGGGATTGAGTACCCGTTTGGACACTCTCGGGCGCACGCCATGAAGAAGCGACACTGGGTTGCTGCTCTGTACGATGATGCAGAAAAAGGATACTGCTTCAAGTGCAATGCTGAGGTGGGAATGCCGGCCGAATTTGAGGTTGATGGTCGTGTGATTGGAATGGATGTGATCCGCGATGTTGTCAGTTCGTTACCGAAGCGCGTGCCCCGGCTGCGTTGTG GCGTGATGGAAATGACGGGCCAAATTCAGGCAGAAGGTCGTGCATCTGGGTTTGGTGTGGTCCCCGGTCCTATCAGTGGGTTACCGAATCTCAGAGACAGACGGCACAACCATGAGTTCGGATCAGCTAATACGCAAGGCTATGCTATCAAAGGGATACCAAATATCGCAAACACATGCTACATGAATGCAATTCTGCAGTGCCTCCTTGCGCTTGATAAACTGCGGGCAAGGCTGTTAGAACCGGATGATAAGGGTCTCTGTGCGTTGGCACTCAAGGAGCTTTATGAGGAGACGACAAGTGCTGCAGGAGGCTTGCTGAACCCACAGAAAATCTTGGCATGTGTATGCATGCAGAATCGGGACTTCATAGGTGGTCTTATGCATGACAGCCACGAATTGCTTTCTTCCCTGTGTAATGGTTTGAATGAAGAGGAGATGGCAATTAAAAATTTTGAAAGGAAAACCACTGCTCCTACATTTATCAATTCCATTTTTGGGTTTGAGCTGTCTCAGATACTATCCTGCAAGTGTGGAACTAAATCAGTTACCCATGCTTTCTTCTATGATCTGGAACTGCCAATGCCATCAGTGGGGCATCCAACCAAAAGTGTTGCATCACCACAAACAAGCGAGAGTCTCAAATCTCGACAGATGAATATTGCTGTTCAATTATTTCCAGCACATGAGCAGAGTAACTTGGACAAGATGCAAACAGTTGCTGAAAGTGGTGATTTTCATCTTCTTGGTTCAGAATTGAAAGAGGTGATTTTGGAGGAAACACCTAAACCTTTGGAAGTTGGTGAGTTTATGCGCACTCCTGTACCTACTGAAAAGCCTTGA